A single Kribbella aluminosa DNA region contains:
- a CDS encoding dihydrofolate reductase family protein: MRKLITTAFISVDGVVEGPGGEKEYRNVGWTMKDIEFDETAYALKGEEQEEATALLLGRVSYQSFAPVWPKMVNEFAGYLAMPKYVVSTTLQESDLVTNWNEINILRSLDDVAALKETEGGPIIVHGSATLNRNLSDAGLIDQYNLMVFPVLLGAGKRLFSDADRDKIKLKQTSSQSYSNGIQRLTYDVLH; this comes from the coding sequence ATGCGAAAGCTGATCACCACCGCGTTCATCTCGGTCGACGGCGTCGTTGAAGGCCCGGGCGGCGAGAAGGAGTACCGGAACGTCGGCTGGACCATGAAGGACATCGAGTTCGACGAGACGGCGTACGCGCTCAAGGGCGAGGAGCAGGAGGAGGCCACCGCGCTCCTGCTCGGCCGGGTCAGCTACCAGTCGTTCGCGCCGGTCTGGCCGAAGATGGTGAACGAGTTCGCCGGCTACCTGGCGATGCCGAAGTACGTCGTCTCGACCACGCTCCAGGAGAGCGACCTGGTGACGAACTGGAACGAGATCAACATCCTCCGCTCGCTCGACGACGTCGCCGCACTGAAGGAGACCGAGGGCGGCCCGATCATCGTCCACGGCAGCGCCACCCTGAACCGCAACCTCTCCGACGCCGGCCTGATCGACCAGTACAACCTGATGGTCTTCCCGGTCCTCCTCGGCGCCGGCAAACGCCTCTTCAGCGACGCCGACCGCGACAAGATCAAGCTCAAGCAGACCTCCAGCCAGTCCTACTCCAACGGCATCCAGCGCCTAACGTACGACGTACTCCACTGA